A portion of the Hydractinia symbiolongicarpus strain clone_291-10 chromosome 10, HSymV2.1, whole genome shotgun sequence genome contains these proteins:
- the LOC130612764 gene encoding uncharacterized protein LOC130612764, which produces MLWRVLLLLCGVVLIYGHPVFVEDDEGYYEHEQLRVPRSLESLVKKTSRGAISAAREFIKTFLPSASQIGFQDTRRMVKRNNVNKLPGVGLPTTTTATEFGKITGVGLPTTPNAFPGVSSAAVLPSTPSYYYNAYNYQYPGYTTASMYGYGGYPYYNSYAYPYYGNMYTPQYDVAKRTFMPYAYNNNIYYGPQQHPRQSAYQYHYPAEFAAINAAKQSTDNPVPHAQIHTKHTPVPDTSTATGISQGLIDLENDVNGFNQAIQYMKQAFITDNNDGSSDLEEKIHEDKTDVVGDKKDLIKRKQKSSAELIEAFKRTLDSKERLENKLVNYFTNYVCGDDC; this is translated from the exons ATGCTTTGGAGGGTATTGTTACTCCTTTGCGGAGTTGTTTTAATATATGGACACCCTGTGTTTGTCGAAGACGATGAAG GTTATTATGAGCACGAGCAACTACGTGTTCCAAGAAGTCTTGAAAGTTTGGTTAAGAAGACTTCAAGAGGAGCTATATCTGCAGCAAGAGAATTCATCAAAACATTTCTCCCATCGGCTTCTCAAATAGGCTTCCAGGACACGCGTAGAATGGTAAAACGCaacaatgtaaacaaactaccAGGTGTAGGCTTGCCAACGACAACCACAGCTACAGAATTTGGAAAAATCACCGGTGTTGGGTTACCCACTACGCCCAATGCCTTTCCAGGAGTATCATCTGCAGCTGTTCTGCCTTCCACACCAAGTTATTATTACAATGCTTACAACTACCAATACCCTGGGTATACAACTGCATCCATGTATGGTTATGGAGGCTATCCCTACTACAACAGCTATGCATATCCCTACTATGGAAACATGTACACGCCACAGTATGACGTAGCAAAGCGCACCTTTATGCCGTACGCTTACAACAACAATATTTACTATGGGCCACAACAGCATCCACGCCAGTCGGCATACCAGTACCACTATCCAGCTGAATTCGCAGCAATCAATGCTGCTAAACAGAGTACGGATAACCCGGTCCCTCATGCGCAAATACATACTAAACACACACCTGTCCCGGATACTAGCACTGCAACCGGTATATCACAAGGTCTGATTGATTTGGAGAATGATGTGAATGGGTTCAATCAAGCCATACAGTATATGAAGCAGGCTTTTATCACAGACAACAACGATGGCAGTTCAGATCTTGAAGAGAAGATACACGAAGACAAAACTGATGTGGTTGGAGACAAGAAAgatcttataaaaagaaaacaaaaatcgtCCGCAGAATTAATCGAAGCTTTTAAACGAACTCTTGACAGTAAGGAGAGATTGGAAAATAAATTGGTGAATTATTTCACCAACTATGTGTGTGGAGACGATTGTTAA
- the LOC130612755 gene encoding actin-related protein 2/3 complex subunit 5-B-like yields MSKASQSTNFRKVNVDDLDEDRFQDDAGETHESSGPSETDVQNLLNAKKTTEALKLLLKNPPYSGGAKEKSQAFALVLRVLTQYKSAEIEGTMKQLSTDEVDVLLRYLYRGFSEPTDSTCGTLLSWHEKVVAAGGLGSVMRVLTDRKSV; encoded by the exons ATGTCGAAAGCATCACAATCCACTAACTTTCGAAAAGTCAATGTAGATGATTTAGATGAAGATCGATTTCAAGATGATGCTGGTGAAACGCACGAATCATCTGGACCTAGTGAAACTGATGTTCAGAATCTACTTAACGC TAAAAAGACAACTGAGGCATTGAAGTTGTTGTTGAAGAATCCACCATATAGTGGAGGCGCTAAAGAAAAG TCGCAAGCATTTGCATTGGTCTTGCGCGTTTTAACACAATACAAGTCAGCAGAAATCGAAGGAACAATGAAACAACTGTCAACGGATGAGGTGGATGTTCTGTTGAGATATTTATATCGTGGTTTTAGTGAGCCAACTGACAGCACTTGTGGAACTCTGCTTAGTTGGCATGAGAAG GTAGTCGCTGCTGGTGGATTGGGAAGTGTGATGCGTGTTCTTACTGATCGAAAATCTGTTTAA